CACCCGGGACATGCCCCCCATGGAGAATCCCGTCAGGGAAATAGGTTGGCTGACTCTCAAACCGGGAGATTCCATCGGATTCCACAAACACGACGTCAATGAAGACGTCTACATCGTCATCTCGGGAACAGGCACGTTCAAAAACGACGACGGGAAAGAGTATGAAGTGGGTCCCGGCGACATCACCATCGCCCGGAAGGGGCAGTCCCACGGCATGACCAACACCGGGAAGGAAGACCTGGTGATGATCTCCGTCATCGCAGGAGAAACCCCGAAATAGAAGGACTCATCAGACTTT
This sequence is a window from Synergistaceae bacterium. Protein-coding genes within it:
- a CDS encoding cupin domain-containing protein, whose product is MIILCFAVVVVVSLMASSAFADIFKKENHIVLDKQKAGGGVGVLYGKYAFTRDMPPMENPVREIGWLTLKPGDSIGFHKHDVNEDVYIVISGTGTFKNDDGKEYEVGPGDITIARKGQSHGMTNTGKEDLVMISVIAGETPK